The genomic window AGATAGAAGCCGCCGCTAAAACACTTCATGTAGCGCGCGGTATCGTTCCAGTACGCGCGGAACATGGACGGCCATCCGGGCCGCAGCGCCAGCTCGCCCAGCACGTCGGGTCGCGCCTCTTCGGTGATCGCGCCGTCGTCCGCGCGATGGACGATCGCGGCTTCGATCCCGGGCAAGGGTCGCCCCATCGAGCCCGGTTTGATCGCCATGCCTGCGTAGTTGGCGATCATGATCCCGCCCGTCTCCGTCTGCCACCAATTGTCATGAAAGGCATGGCCCAAGGTCCTTTCGCCCCATACCACCGCCTCGGGGTTCAGGGGCTCGCCCACGCTGCCGAGAAAGCGAAGTCGCGCCAGGTCGAAGCGCTTGGCCAGGTCGCCGCCGGCTTTCATCAGCATGCGAATCGCGGTGGGCGCGGTGTACCAGACGGTGACGCGCTGGTCCTGCAGCAGGCCATACCAGCGCTCGGCGTCGAAATCGCCCTCATCGACGATGCTGGTGACGCCGTTCGTGAGCGGTGAGATGATCCCGTAGGACGTGCCCGTGACCCAGCCGGGGTCCGCGGTGCACCAGAAGACGTCGCCCTCGTGCAGGTCGAGCGCGATCTGGCCCGTCGCGTGGTGGACCACGACGGCGCCGTGAACGTGGAGCGCGCCCTTCGGCGTGCCGGTCGTCCCGCTCGTAAAGTGGAGGAGCGCCATATCTTCCGGGTACGTCGCCCCGATGGTGTACTCGTCGCTCGCCTCTTCCATCAGCCGAGAGTAATCGAGCGTGGCACGCGCCTCCGCCGTGCCGCCGTGCTCGGACACGAGGATGACGTACTCGAGGTCGGGCAGGGCCGAGCGGATCGCCGCCACCTTACGCTTGTAGAGCGTCTCCGTTGTGACGAGCACGCGCGCGCCCCCAATGGCGGCGCGGGCCCGGATCGGCTCGGGTCCGAAGGCCGAGAAGAGGGGGCAGAAGACAGCCCGATGTTTCAGTGTTCCCAGTGCCGCGACGTAGAGCGCAGGGATCCGCCCGCAGAGGGTGTAGACTCGGTCGCCACGGGCCACGCCGAGCTTGCTCAGGACGTTGGCGAAACGGTTGGTGAGTCGGCGAAGGTCGGCATAGGTGAAGTCCTCGACGCGGCCATCGCGCGCCACCCAGCGAATCGCCACTTGGCTCGCGCGCGGCCCGGATGCGTGCCGATCCACGGCTTCGTGAGCGATGTTGAGCCCCATTCCACCGGGCAGGCCGCTGAGCCCTCCGCGGACCGCGTCCCAGGTGAAGCCGGCGCACAGGTCCTCGTACGCGAAAGCGCGCCCATCTGGACGTCGATTCTCGATGATCGGCCAGGGAACCGTAGAGCTTGCTGCCGCAACGGGCGGGTCCTTGGCGATCATGCTCAGGCCGCCGACAGTTGGAACTGGTCCAGCGCCTCCAGCGCTTTCGCTCCGTAGATGACCGCCGGCCCGCCGCCCATCATCACGGCGACGCCGATCGCTTCCAAGATCTCGGCCCGCGTCGCGCCGGCTCCCAGCGCGTCGTGCACGTGGTACGCAATGCAGCCGTCGCAGCGCGACGACACGGATATCCCCAGGGCGATCAACTCTTTTATGTGGCCCGGGAGCGCGCCGCTGGCCAGCGCCTTCTTGTGCAGAACGGCGAAGCCGGACATCGGCCCTGCGGCCTCTCGGCCCAGATATGGAATCAGCTCCTGGAGCCGCTCGTACATTTCCGGCCAGCTATGGATCATGGTCGGCGCGGAATGCAGATCGTTCATCCGGTTGCCTCCCTCAGGCGAGGTCCTCCTGAATCGCTTCCTTCTCCTCTACGTCCTCCGCTTCGGCCACTCGTGCGGCGTGCGCGGGGCTGAACTGCGACGGGCGGAGGCTTGCGGGGAGCCGGCGGCTGGGGACGCCAAACGTCGGCTCTCCTCGCTGGCCTGCGTGTCGCCGCTCGAGCTGGCGTTCGATGTCGTCCACCGCGAGGCTCACGGCCCGGTCGGCGGATTCGGCGTTCTGGCGGCTCACCAGCCCGCCGCCAAGCGGCCCGAGCTGCACGCGCAGGTGGAGGCCGATCCGCTTGGTCGCCCGATGAGCGGTAAAGGCGAGGGTTGCGGTCGGAGCTGGGTGGTGGGCGAGTCGCTGCTCGAGTCGCGCGAGATGGTGCTGGATTTTTCGATCCTCGGCGTCGCTCAGGCTGAACCCGCTCGTTCGAACGATTCTTTCGAGGGCCATGGTCTGCGCTCCAGAACCAGATTAGGGCTCGACAGGCCGGCGCTTCGCCGTCTGATGCCTTCACGATATTCCGTCCGATCGTGGGACGGACAGACATCTCGGGGTGGTTCGAGGCCGCTTGCAGACTGCCCGCTGGGATGGCGGCAACTACCTGCCGGCGGTGGGCCTGCCCGGGCGATTGGTCCCTACGCTTATGGCATCCGCCCAATGGAGGTGACGCCATGACCACGGCCGGTAGACAGCCGTCAACCGAAGAGCACCGGGTCGGGGACAGGACCTCCGAGGAAGACACCCTCGTAGAAGGGGAGCCGCGGGCCCCATTCTTCCCGGAAGCGCCCACGACAATCGACGAGACCGGGATGCCCAACGCCTTCCTCCTCGACCATGCGATCCGCATCCTGTATCAGGCCACCGAGCTGACCGGCTACGAAATCGCCGAGCGGATGGCGCTGCCGTTTTATGGCGTGGTGGCGCCGCTTCTCGAGACCCTCCGACACGACCACGAGATCGAAGTGAAGAGCCAGCGCGGCATCGGCGATGCCGGCTACCTTTACGGGATCGTCGAACGGGGTATCAATCACGCTCACGCGGCCGCGGAGCGGTTGAACTATCTCGGGCCCACGCCAGTTCCGGTGAGCAAGTACGTTGAGTCGGTTCTTGCCCAGTCCGTCCGAGGCGTCGTCGTCACGCAGGAGAATATCCGCCGAGCGTTCGCGGACCTGATCCTCAAGGACGATATTCTCGACATGATTGGGCCAGCCGTGAACTCCGGCGCATCACTGTTCCTCTTTGGCTTCCCGGGCAACGGCAAGACGGCTATCGCCGAGCGGATCACGAAGCTCATGGGGGACCGAATCTTCATCCCTCACGCTGTCGAGGCAGACGGAGCCGTGATCACGGTGTTCGACGCCGTCAATCACACGCCCGCGGAGGACGTCGACGCCAGCGGGCAGCCAGTCAAGGCAACGTGGGACGCGCGCTGGGTGAGGATCGAGCGACCGATTGTGATGGTCGGCGGCGAGCTGACCATGCCCAGCCTCGACCTGCGCTTCAACCCCGTCGGCAAGTACTATGAGGCGCCGTTACAGATGAAGGCGAACGGGGGCATGTTTCTCATCGACGACTTCGGTCGGCAGATGATTCGACCTCAGGACCTGCTGAACCGATGGATCGTGCCGCTGGAGAAACGCATCGACTTCCTCAACCTCCTGACCGGTAAGAAGCTCGCCATTCCCTTCGAGGAGTTGATCGTCTTCTCGACGAACCTCGATCCCGCCGATCTGGTGGACGAAGCCTTCCTGCGACGGATCAAGTTCAAGATCAACGTCGTCGATCCAGACGAGGAGCAGTTCCACACGATCTTTCGTATGGTCTGCAGGCAGAGAGGGATCGAGTTCGATGAGCATGCGTTCGAGTACCTGCTGAACGCGTGGTATCGTCCGGCGAGAGGGCAGCCGCTGCGCATGTGCCATCCGAGGGACATCGTCGATCAGCTCATCGCCATCGCGAAGTATCGAATGGTGAAGCCTGAGCTGAGCCGAGAGCTTCTGGACGCGGCCTGCGGCTCGTACTTCGTCACGGTTTCCGGCCCGCGCGTGGGCCGTCCCGCGGTCACCGTTCGGCCCGTGGCGGCCTGACTGGCGATCCGAGCTATTTCGCGCGTGAACGAGAACGCCGAGTGAGCCGGTTCGGTTCGCAGGGCGAACGTTCGGTCGCGGTGGCGGTGATCGTCGGCCTGCTCGTATCACTGCTCAGCGGTGCGCTGCTGTTGATGCCGAGCCAGTTCGTCCAGGTGCTCGAGCTGAACGTCTCCGACTTCCTGTTCATTCGCGACGGTGGGCCTCTGCTCGGCACGCGCGCCGCCCGAAACGACATCGCGCTGGTCGTATGGGATGCGAAAAGCCAGGAAGCCCTCGGGGTCCCATTTCCCAGCCTGAGCCAGGACCTGCAGCTCTACCAGGCGCTGATCGAGGGCGGCGCACGCGTGGTGGGCGACACGCGCCTGCTGTTTTCGGATACACCGGGGCTCGAGTCCTTCATGGGCTCGCTGGCGACGCTCGACCCACAGGGGCTCATCGAGCGCGACGCGAGTCCGGGCAACGCGGAATGGTTCGTCGCGGACCAGGCCACGTTGCGGCGACACATCGGCCACAGCCCGCTCCTCGATCCGTCAGTCAGCGACGTCACGCAGTTCGTCCGCTACTATCCCCTCCTGAGCTTCGATCCCGTCGAGGGGGTCGACGAGAACATGGCGCTCAAGATCGCGCGAGCAATGCTCGGCGCGCCGCGGGCGCCCGACCTGGACCAGATCGGACGGGAGAGCGGGATCGCAGCCATCTGGGCGCTGGGCTCAGGACTCGCGACCGAGGAATCGCTGTCTCCGGCCGTAGTCGAAGCGGGCCGCCATCCCCAGCCTTACCCGCTGGATGCCGGGCACCGCGTTCACTGGGTGGTTCCGCCCAACCCACCGGCGCGTTTCCTCGTGTCTCCAGCCGCGTTCTGGATCAGCTACACAGGGCCGCACGGTAGTTATCCGACCGTCTCGTACGTCGACGCGCTCCAGGGTCGCGCGCAATCGCTCGCCGGAAAAGCCGTACTCGTCGGCGAGGCGCTGGTGCCGGGTGACACGTTTCCGGCGCCGGTGTCGGTCTCCAAGCGGATGTACCGGGTCGAGATTGTGGCCCAGGCGGTGCAAACCATCCTGGACGGTCGCTTCATCGAGACCCCGCCAGAGGCGCCGCCGAAGGCCCCGAGCGTGATCATCGCGGCCATTTTTGGGCTGGCTGGCGCGTTATTCGTTGCCCTATTCCGGCCGCTGCGCGGCAGTCTGGCCGGCGTGGCGCTGCTTGTCATGGGCCTGGTGGCGGCGACGTTTCTCTATCGGTCGGTCACCTTGGCCGACGTGGTGGTGGCGCCAGGTGCCCTGATTTCGGCGCAAGTGCTCGTCGGCGGCTATGAATACGCGCGCGAGGCCCGCGCGCGTCGACGCGTGGCAGACCTATTTGGCCGGTACGTTCCGCGTTCGGTCGTGGCCCGCGTAGTCGAGCAGCCCGAGGTACAGGCCCGCGCCCTCGGCGGGGTGACCCGCGACATCACCGTTCTTTTCGCCGACATTCGCGGCTTCACCGCGCTCTCCGAGCATCTTGCTCCTGATGAGGTGCTCTCCCGACTGAATGAGGTGTTGAAGGTGATGGTCGCATGCGCGTTCAGATACGAGGGGACCGTTGACAAGTACATCGGGGATGCCATCATGGTGCTCTTCAATGCGCCGGTCGATCAGACGGACCACGTGGAGCGTGCCGTGCGGACTGCGCTGGACATGCAGCGGGCCATGGCAGCAGAGCCGAACGAGCTGGGGTTCGGCATTGGCATCCATTGCGGTGAGGCCGTGGTCGGGACCATTGGCACGCCGGAGCGCCTGGAGTACACGGCGATCGGCGCGACGGTGAATTTGGCCTCCCGCCTGTGCGACACGGCGAAGGGCGGCGAAGTCGTCGTGTCTGACGAGGTGTACCGTCGCCTCGAGGGTCGCCTCGACGCGCGGGCCCTGCCCCCGATTCGAGTCAAGAACATCGATCGTGAGCTTTCGATGTACGTCGCAACGGGAATCCACGAGTAGCGGACGATCCGCCCTTTTCGTGTCCAGCCTACCCGAAGGGGTCGCCGCGAGGACCCTCTCCTCGGGGGGTGCCCGCCCACGCCCATTCGGGGTACGGTGAAAACAGGGGCTGGATCTCTCGCAACGAGGAGAATGGCGCGCCATAAGGCCCCCGACGCGAGAAGCGATCGATCCCAGATCGGAGCGAGAACCCATGCGAGAGCAAATGCCGACCGAAGACCCGGTCGAACAAACTGTGCAGCTGGACCTGGGCGAAGTCAGGCTCGAAGGGACACTCGTGTTGCCGCCGGGCACGCGCGGCGTCGTGCTGTTCGCCCACGGCAGCGGGAGTAGTCGATTCAGTCCGCGAAACCGCTTCGTGGCGCGGAAGCTGCAAGAGGGCGGCATCGGGACGCTTCTCCTCGACCTGCTTACCAGGCAAGAGGAGATGATCGACGCGCGGACGGGACACCTGCGATTCGATATCGGTCTGCTCGCCGAACGAGTCATCGGCGCGGCCGACTGGCTTCGAACGAAGGCCGACACGCGAGCTATGCGAATCGGGTACTTCGGGGCAAGCACCGGCGCCGCCGCCGCGATCGTCGCTGCGGCCCGGGAGCCGACCTGGGTCTCCGCAATCGTCTCTCGTGGAGGACGGCCGGATCTCGCGGAATCCGATCTTCGCCGCGTGCAGACTCCCACATTGCTCATCGTCGGCGGTCGCGACTTCGAAGTTCTGGACCTCAACCGCGCGGCGCTCGAACAACTTCCCGGCGTCAAAGCCCTGGAGATCGTACCCGGCGCCACCCACCTCTTTGAAGAGCCGGGAGCCCTCGAGCGGGTCGCGGAGCTAGCGCGGGGCTGGTTCGCCACCTATCTCGGCCAAATGCGCGACCGTGCGCGGGCGGCCTGAGCATATGAATGGGAGGTGTATCCGTGGATGGGGAGTACAGACGGGTCATGGGGTTTCGCGATCGCGCCGATGCCGGACGGCGGCTGGGCCGAGCGCTTTCCCGATTCCGCGGCGCCGACACGCTCGTGCTGGGGATCCCCCGGGGCGGCGTCGTCGTCGCTGCTGAGGTTGCCGACGAGTTAGACGCGGAGCTGAACATCGTGGTGGCCAGGAAGCTTGGAGCGCCGGACCAGCCCGAATTGGCCATCGGGGCTGTCACCGCCAATGGCGGGCAGTACCTCAATGACGAGCTGGTCCTCGAGATCGGCGTGTCCCAGTCGTATCTCGATTGGGTCATCGACGTTGAAACGGCAGAGGCGCGCCGGCGCGATTCGACGCTTCGAGGTCGGGTACCGCCCGCCCGCATCAAAGGACGCACCGTGATCGTCGTCGACGACGGCCTGGCCACCGGCGCGACGGCGCGGGCGGCGCTGCGGTCGGTCAGGAAGGGGGAGCCGGCGAAGCTCGTGCTCGCTGTTCCCGTGGGGGCCCGGCATACCTGCGATGCGCTGCGGCCGGAGGTGGACGAGCTGGTGTGCCTGGAATCGCCCGAATGGTTCCCGGCGGTCGGCGCCTTCTATGGGTACTTCGAGCCAACGCCGGATTCCGAGGTCCGGCGCCTTCTGGAGCAGGCTGCCGCGCGGCGCTCGGCGAGCCGTGCGGGGCTGGATAGGAGCGCGTAGGCGCGTCCAACAGGGAGGGCGAGCGATGTACCAGCCGGAAAATTCAGACCGCTCGGCGCTCACCGATGAGCAGCGGGCCCGGCTCGTCGACGATGAGCTGCGCAACGCGGAGATCTCTCTGGTCGTCTCCGTCCAGGGGCGCGAGGTGAGATTGAGCGGCGTGGTCCATAGCCACACCCAGCGCGCGCACGCGGTAACCATCGCTCGACGCGTGCTGCCGGGATTCCGAATCGTGAGCGAGATCGCCGTTCGGCCTCCGGAGCCAGAGCCTATCCCGGGGGATGTCGTGGTGCGAATCCATCCAGACGAGCCCGAGGTGGCTGATCGCTACGTGACGGATATCACGCAGACGACGGAGCAGGGGCTCGCTTTCTTTCCGCCGACTGACCCGGTCGTGGTCCCCGGGGAGCGCGGTCTGGAGCTGCGCGGTGGGTTCAGTGCAACGTCAATGGACTCGCTCACCGAGAATGAGAACGCGAGCACGCCGGACGAACCGGGCTCGCGTGGCGATGAGGCGATCGCCGATGACATTCGGCGCGAGCTCGCGGAAGATTCGATGACCGCCTTCCTCTCGATCGACGTGCGTGTTGAGCGGGGCGTCGCGACGCTGAGTGGGACTGTCCGCCATTTGGAGGACGCGGACGCGGCCGAGGAAGTGGCCGCGCGGGTCCCGGGGGTCGTCGACGTCCGTGAGCGGCTGGAAGTGCTCGGCGTGTAGCACGGTGCCGAATGACCGATCACCCTCCGATTGGTCGAAGGGGATGCGGTCTGCCGGCCGCCTGGTTGGCGGCAACGGCCGCATTGGCTTCGCGGAAGATCGCTCGCAGGATAGGCACCTGACGCAAAGGATTCGGCGCGCCCAGCCGAGCTGGCGCCGTCCCCCGTCATCGCCGTCGGGGGACACGGCGGGGAGCGCCCCGGGCCATCGGATC from Chloroflexota bacterium includes these protein-coding regions:
- the acsA gene encoding acetate--CoA ligase, which gives rise to MIAKDPPVAAASSTVPWPIIENRRPDGRAFAYEDLCAGFTWDAVRGGLSGLPGGMGLNIAHEAVDRHASGPRASQVAIRWVARDGRVEDFTYADLRRLTNRFANVLSKLGVARGDRVYTLCGRIPALYVAALGTLKHRAVFCPLFSAFGPEPIRARAAIGGARVLVTTETLYKRKVAAIRSALPDLEYVILVSEHGGTAEARATLDYSRLMEEASDEYTIGATYPEDMALLHFTSGTTGTPKGALHVHGAVVVHHATGQIALDLHEGDVFWCTADPGWVTGTSYGIISPLTNGVTSIVDEGDFDAERWYGLLQDQRVTVWYTAPTAIRMLMKAGGDLAKRFDLARLRFLGSVGEPLNPEAVVWGERTLGHAFHDNWWQTETGGIMIANYAGMAIKPGSMGRPLPGIEAAIVHRADDGAITEEARPDVLGELALRPGWPSMFRAYWNDTARYMKCFSGGFYLTGDLARRDQDGYFWFVGRADDVIKTAGHLVGPFEIESVLMEHPAVAEVGVIGKPDPVALEVVKAFVALKGTHAPSEELRRDLLGFARSRLGAAIAPREIEIVPSIPKTRSGKIMRRLLKAREMGLPEGDISTLEAS
- a CDS encoding carboxymuconolactone decarboxylase family protein codes for the protein MNDLHSAPTMIHSWPEMYERLQELIPYLGREAAGPMSGFAVLHKKALASGALPGHIKELIALGISVSSRCDGCIAYHVHDALGAGATRAEILEAIGVAVMMGGGPAVIYGAKALEALDQFQLSAA
- a CDS encoding HPF/RaiA family ribosome-associated protein, coding for MALERIVRTSGFSLSDAEDRKIQHHLARLEQRLAHHPAPTATLAFTAHRATKRIGLHLRVQLGPLGGGLVSRQNAESADRAVSLAVDDIERQLERRHAGQRGEPTFGVPSRRLPASLRPSQFSPAHAARVAEAEDVEEKEAIQEDLA
- a CDS encoding ATP-binding protein, encoding MTTAGRQPSTEEHRVGDRTSEEDTLVEGEPRAPFFPEAPTTIDETGMPNAFLLDHAIRILYQATELTGYEIAERMALPFYGVVAPLLETLRHDHEIEVKSQRGIGDAGYLYGIVERGINHAHAAAERLNYLGPTPVPVSKYVESVLAQSVRGVVVTQENIRRAFADLILKDDILDMIGPAVNSGASLFLFGFPGNGKTAIAERITKLMGDRIFIPHAVEADGAVITVFDAVNHTPAEDVDASGQPVKATWDARWVRIERPIVMVGGELTMPSLDLRFNPVGKYYEAPLQMKANGGMFLIDDFGRQMIRPQDLLNRWIVPLEKRIDFLNLLTGKKLAIPFEELIVFSTNLDPADLVDEAFLRRIKFKINVVDPDEEQFHTIFRMVCRQRGIEFDEHAFEYLLNAWYRPARGQPLRMCHPRDIVDQLIAIAKYRMVKPELSRELLDAACGSYFVTVSGPRVGRPAVTVRPVAA
- a CDS encoding adenylate/guanylate cyclase domain-containing protein; amino-acid sequence: MSRFGSQGERSVAVAVIVGLLVSLLSGALLLMPSQFVQVLELNVSDFLFIRDGGPLLGTRAARNDIALVVWDAKSQEALGVPFPSLSQDLQLYQALIEGGARVVGDTRLLFSDTPGLESFMGSLATLDPQGLIERDASPGNAEWFVADQATLRRHIGHSPLLDPSVSDVTQFVRYYPLLSFDPVEGVDENMALKIARAMLGAPRAPDLDQIGRESGIAAIWALGSGLATEESLSPAVVEAGRHPQPYPLDAGHRVHWVVPPNPPARFLVSPAAFWISYTGPHGSYPTVSYVDALQGRAQSLAGKAVLVGEALVPGDTFPAPVSVSKRMYRVEIVAQAVQTILDGRFIETPPEAPPKAPSVIIAAIFGLAGALFVALFRPLRGSLAGVALLVMGLVAATFLYRSVTLADVVVAPGALISAQVLVGGYEYAREARARRRVADLFGRYVPRSVVARVVEQPEVQARALGGVTRDITVLFADIRGFTALSEHLAPDEVLSRLNEVLKVMVACAFRYEGTVDKYIGDAIMVLFNAPVDQTDHVERAVRTALDMQRAMAAEPNELGFGIGIHCGEAVVGTIGTPERLEYTAIGATVNLASRLCDTAKGGEVVVSDEVYRRLEGRLDARALPPIRVKNIDRELSMYVATGIHE
- a CDS encoding dienelactone hydrolase family protein, whose protein sequence is MREQMPTEDPVEQTVQLDLGEVRLEGTLVLPPGTRGVVLFAHGSGSSRFSPRNRFVARKLQEGGIGTLLLDLLTRQEEMIDARTGHLRFDIGLLAERVIGAADWLRTKADTRAMRIGYFGASTGAAAAIVAAAREPTWVSAIVSRGGRPDLAESDLRRVQTPTLLIVGGRDFEVLDLNRAALEQLPGVKALEIVPGATHLFEEPGALERVAELARGWFATYLGQMRDRARAA
- a CDS encoding phosphoribosyltransferase family protein; translated protein: MDGEYRRVMGFRDRADAGRRLGRALSRFRGADTLVLGIPRGGVVVAAEVADELDAELNIVVARKLGAPDQPELAIGAVTANGGQYLNDELVLEIGVSQSYLDWVIDVETAEARRRDSTLRGRVPPARIKGRTVIVVDDGLATGATARAALRSVRKGEPAKLVLAVPVGARHTCDALRPEVDELVCLESPEWFPAVGAFYGYFEPTPDSEVRRLLEQAAARRSASRAGLDRSA
- a CDS encoding BON domain-containing protein, giving the protein MYQPENSDRSALTDEQRARLVDDELRNAEISLVVSVQGREVRLSGVVHSHTQRAHAVTIARRVLPGFRIVSEIAVRPPEPEPIPGDVVVRIHPDEPEVADRYVTDITQTTEQGLAFFPPTDPVVVPGERGLELRGGFSATSMDSLTENENASTPDEPGSRGDEAIADDIRRELAEDSMTAFLSIDVRVERGVATLSGTVRHLEDADAAEEVAARVPGVVDVRERLEVLGV